The Gemmatimonadota bacterium genome contains a region encoding:
- a CDS encoding diguanylate cyclase: MKFVIDDELCVACLACARVCPTNAVAVAPDSSWVRVMDEACIHCGLCVPECPHGAIDVGGELGQAVAIAAEGTEAIIVDTECAAHFYPATPEQVVNACYAAGFRVVSRGVIGDELVASEYLRLWRTEAWGTMIRSTDPVVVEMVRAEYPELVPYLAPVATPAVAEARYLQSAYPDGLKVVYAGLTPSTGAEITAAITFRDLGELFQARGVTLHSQPLVFTRVPQERRRHVSVAGGLPIALLEEAKHSSRRFQKVRGLAGLKAISRALVVDRIDLGFIDMLSYEGALDHPLSGPRDQLYWRRAVVQSTEPPRSRVPVVEPGVVASVGAVFDIRPRRAAAEPEAVEQVMEAIGLGPNGRPWDCRACGYNSCREFAEAAALGRASLRQCSPYQERQAEEAQRAAATDMLTGLATFRVLRDRVTHEVERSKRSGDRFTVLFLDLDRLKEVNDKFGHEAGNDLLKAVSQEIRAAVRASDLAARYGGDEFVVILTRTDLSGAERVAEALRIGVESVGRRLGYAEGQVTVSVGIAEYAPDRPSSGDLLENADRALYRAKASGRNTVA, translated from the coding sequence GTGAAATTTGTAATTGACGACGAACTCTGCGTCGCCTGTTTGGCGTGCGCGCGGGTCTGCCCGACGAATGCGGTCGCGGTAGCCCCCGATTCGTCGTGGGTGCGGGTCATGGACGAGGCCTGTATTCACTGCGGGCTCTGCGTGCCGGAGTGCCCCCATGGCGCCATCGATGTCGGGGGCGAGTTGGGCCAGGCGGTGGCCATCGCCGCCGAGGGCACCGAGGCGATCATCGTCGACACCGAATGCGCGGCGCATTTCTACCCGGCCACCCCGGAGCAGGTGGTCAACGCCTGTTATGCGGCGGGGTTCCGGGTGGTGTCGCGCGGGGTCATTGGCGACGAGTTGGTGGCGTCGGAATATCTCCGGCTGTGGCGGACCGAGGCCTGGGGCACGATGATCCGGTCCACCGATCCGGTGGTGGTGGAGATGGTGCGGGCCGAGTATCCGGAGTTGGTGCCGTATCTGGCGCCGGTGGCGACGCCGGCGGTGGCGGAGGCCCGGTATCTTCAATCGGCGTATCCGGACGGACTCAAGGTCGTGTATGCCGGACTCACGCCGTCGACCGGAGCGGAGATCACCGCGGCCATCACGTTCCGGGATCTCGGTGAGTTGTTCCAGGCGCGGGGGGTCACCCTCCATTCTCAGCCGCTGGTGTTTACCCGGGTGCCGCAGGAGCGGCGGCGGCATGTGAGCGTGGCCGGCGGGCTTCCGATCGCGTTGTTGGAGGAGGCCAAGCATTCGAGCCGCCGGTTCCAGAAGGTCCGGGGGTTGGCGGGTCTCAAGGCCATTTCGCGGGCGCTGGTGGTGGACCGGATCGATCTCGGCTTCATCGACATGCTCTCCTACGAGGGGGCGCTCGATCATCCGTTGTCGGGGCCGCGCGACCAGCTCTATTGGCGGCGGGCGGTGGTCCAGAGCACCGAGCCGCCCCGGAGCCGGGTGCCGGTGGTGGAGCCCGGGGTGGTGGCCAGCGTCGGGGCGGTGTTCGATATCCGGCCCCGGCGGGCCGCGGCTGAGCCCGAGGCGGTGGAACAGGTCATGGAGGCCATTGGCCTCGGCCCGAACGGGAGACCGTGGGATTGCCGGGCATGCGGCTATAATTCCTGCCGGGAGTTCGCCGAGGCGGCTGCGTTAGGCCGGGCGTCGCTCCGCCAGTGCTCGCCGTACCAGGAACGCCAGGCCGAGGAAGCGCAGCGGGCCGCCGCCACCGACATGTTGACGGGGCTGGCCACGTTCCGGGTGTTGCGGGACCGGGTGACCCATGAGGTCGAGCGGAGCAAGCGGAGCGGCGACCGGTTTACGGTGTTGTTCCTTGACTTGGACCGGTTGAAAGAGGTCAACGACAAGTTTGGGCATGAGGCTGGGAACGACCTGTTGAAGGCGGTGTCGCAGGAGATCCGGGCGGCGGTGCGGGCTTCGGACTTGGCGGCGCGGTACGGGGGTGACGAGTTCGTGGTGATTTTGACCCGGACCGACTTGAGCGGGGCGGAGCGGGTGGCAGAGGCGCTTCGGATCGGGGTCGAGAGTGTCGGGCGCCGGTTGGGCTATGCGGAGGGGCAGGTGACGGTGAGTGTCGGGATCGCGGAGTATGCTCCGGACCGTCCGTCGAGCGGGGATTTGTTGGAGAACGCGGACCGGGCGCTCTATCGGGCGAAGGCATCGGGCCGTAACACGGTGGCGTGA